In a single window of the Gossypium hirsutum isolate 1008001.06 chromosome A13, Gossypium_hirsutum_v2.1, whole genome shotgun sequence genome:
- the LOC107934280 gene encoding benzyl alcohol O-benzoyltransferase, whose amino-acid sequence MALLPTKSLVFIARRQEAELVVPCEPTPHECKPLSDIDDQEGHRFHVRGFHFHQSNLSMKGKDPAKVIKEALAKALVFYYPFAGRLREGPNRKLIVDCTGEGVLFIEADADISLVDFGDELYPPFPCAEELLYDVPGSNGLLNSPLLPIQVTRLKCGGFIFAHRFNHTMADGTGLSQFMIAVGEIALGALVPSTPPVWERHLLSARDSPLITYQHEEYSHNTSGPENGTIISTDNLVCRSFLFRQSHISSLRRFVPHNLRCSTFDILSACLWHCRTKALELDPNEDVHLICIVNARFKFNPPLPLGYYGNALGFPTASSSIGKLTQNPLEYALKLVKQAKTKVTDEYMKSTMDLLVTRGRANVKLAGSYIVSDLTRAKFKKIDFGWGEAVLVGPETCWELISFYIPSKNKKGEDEIIVPICLPASAMKNFVKELEDMLKDEQTAHADI is encoded by the exons ATGGCATTGTTACCAACCAAATCTCTAGTGTTTATAGCCCGTAGGCAAGAAGCTGAGCTTGTCGTCCCATGTGAGCCAACTCCTCATGAGTGTAAACCACTCTCAGACATTGATGATCAAGAGGGCCACCGATTCCATGTCCGAGGGTTCCATTTTCACCAGAGCAACCTTTCCATGAAAGGGAAGGACCCTGCTAAGGTCATTAAGGAGGCACTGGCTAAAGCTTTGGTGTTTTATTATCCATTTGCTGGTAGATTAAGGGAAGGACCAAACCGCAAGCTCATAGTTGATTGCACTGGTGAAGGTGTTTTGTTTATTGAGGCTGATGCTGATATTTCGTTGGTGGACTTCGGTGACGAGCTTTACCCACCATTTCCCTGTGCAGAGGAGCTTCTTTATGATGTCCCTGGTTCCAACGGTTTGCTAAATTCTCCATTGTTGCCAATCCAG GTAACACGATTGAAATGCGGTGGCTTCATCTTTGCACACCGGTTTAACCACACAATGGCCGACGGAACTGGCCTCTCCCAATTCATGATTGCTGTAGGAGAGATAGCACTTGGTGCACTTGTTCCCTCAACGCCACCAGTTTGGGAAAGGCATCTCTTGAGTGCTCGAGATTCACCACTCATAACATATCAGCACGAGGAATACTCTCACAATACTTCAGGTCCAGAAAACGGCACAATTATTTCGACAGACAACTTGGTTTGTCGTTCATTTTTATTTAGACAATCTCATATTTCATCACTCCGTAGATTTGTCCCCCACAACCTCCGTTGTTCAACATTTGATATCTTATCTGCATGCTTATGGCACTGTCGTACGAAAGCTTTGGAACTTGATCCAAACGAAGATGTTCACCTTATTTGCATCGTTAACGCTCGTTTCAAGTTCAATCCTCCTTTGCCATTGGGATATTATGGGAACGCACTTGGCTTCCCCACAGCTTCATCAAGCATTGGAAAGCTAACCCAAAACCCACTAGAGTATGCATTAAAGCTAGTGAAACAAGCCAAGACAAAGGTAACGGATGAGTACATGAAATCAACAATGGATTTATTGGTCACTAGAGGTCGAGCAAATGTTAAATTGGCGGGATCCTACATCGTGTCAGATTTAACGAGAGCAAAGTTCAAAAAGATTGATTTTGGATGGGGTGAAGCGGTCCTTGTAGGACCAGAAACTTGTTGGGAGCTAATAAGCTTTTATATACCATCCAAGAATAAGAAAGGAGAAGATGAAATCATAGTTCCAATTTGTCTGCCAGCCTCTGCTatgaaaaattttgttaaggaGTTGGAAGACATGTTGAAGGATGAACAAACAGCTCATGCTGATATATAA